The following is a genomic window from Nicotiana tabacum cultivar K326 chromosome 3, ASM71507v2, whole genome shotgun sequence.
CCCAACCCCTGACCCACACTCTACCCCACCCGAGGACACCATGTTATGACACCATGTTTTCTATAATCACACTTGATTAATATATTTAagtttttttattaaatttatcACCATTAAAATTTATAGCTAATACTGGGAGTACGCAGAAACTTTACTTTCCGACTCGAGCAAAGTAGCATTATATGTATGACATAGTTTTCTCCATAGAAAATGATAGCATTATGTAACTTATTTAATGGTAGCAAACCACATGCCTCTTTTACACGTTTTCAGATAGTAGGCTGGGACGGAAAAATCTTTATCATGATTACACTGTAATAATGAAATACTACTAAATAAACAGACTGCACAGCTTTCTAAGGATTGAGGGCAGGACATATCAACACGAATTCTGGAAACATAAAAACAGAAGCATTTCTATTTATAAGGTTCTCTCATCTCCAGGGCAAGTTAGCAACTCCAGAAGGACTGTTATTCGAAGTTTCAACAATCTGATTATGAGGGCTAACAGTCCCACCACTCGACTCGCTTAGGGTTCCGAGTGATGGAGGACTTCTGGCCGCTGATGTTAATGTTGCTGGTGTACCAAAGGCATCGGAATTCCCTGGCTTTAGCTGCCTCTGACCTTCCGTGCTGAAGCTACCAACAATAACCTGCAGCAAGTAAAAAAGTTGGACTCCTCGTGTCAAAATAAGAGATGTGATGGAAATAAAACTAATTCGGAACGTATTAAAAATAAGGAGTACATATTTGGCACGAAGTTCCACGTCAAACCTGAACAGCAGCTGCCGCTGTAAGAAGCCCTGCCACACCGCCACCCAAAACTCGGCCATCTGGTCCAGCTAGTGACACACTCAAACCACCTGTTCTGCTGCGTTGACCACCAGATTCCGAGAGAAGAAAGGAACCAGACAGAGTTAGGATCTCAAACCGTCCCTGAATAAGTTACCCAATATTTTTGATTCAGAATGTGATAGCATTATCGTTTGACCCATGAGAGGAGATGTGATGGTACTGAATAATATCCAAGCATGTCTTAGCTCTTCGTCAAACACTTGATCGAGTGGTTAACATCATACTATACAAGACATCAAATAAAATCTAAGGTAGACCAGCCTATGACCTTGGACTGTTGAATTCATACCAGGCAAAACACATGCTAAACATGAGAGTCAGTATGGTAACTCATTTGTACACTAATCTCTATTTATGCAAGCAGAAATATTAACATGGAAATACAAACCTCATAAGTTACAGTTCCACCTGATGTTGCTGCTTGCCAAAGTGTTACGTTAGATATGGAGCCATTGGCTGACAGAATGCACACTGCTTGTGAGCTACTTTGGGAGAATGACATTAGTTTTGCCAATACATCCTGAGAAGCCAAAAAGCTAGAAATATTGATTTGAATATTCAAACATATAGAGGATCTGGAGTTTTTATATCAAGTCAATTCGTAGAATTAACCAAAATTCGCACATTAAGTTAAAATTACTCCAATCTAACATTTCAACCCAAACTTCACTTCAGAATATCTAAAGAAGACCATTTAGTCAGTGAACTTACAGAAATACACGGATAGAAAGATATTCACGCTGTACCTTAAAAGGAGTAAATCATTTTGAACAACTAATGCATTTATTTCACGAATAAAAAGATTTGCTGTACCTTTAAAGGAGTTAATCATTTTGAACTATAAAAACAAGGCAAGAAGAAAGTGATGATGCCACCATAATAAGTCCACGGAACATACTCAAAAAGCATGACTAATACTAGCTTTAACCCTACTAACAAGAAAATTGAAAGACAAAAACACAAATCACCTGCTGATCAAGAGAGATTAAATTAAGACCATACCTCTCCAGCTTTTATTGTAATAACATGTGGTCTAAATCCAACCCCTGCTGCTGCTGATCCTGCAAATAGAGTATCCCATGAACGACTTGAAATTTGGCAGAATGCACATAACAAAGCCGCTAAACTCCAAAGTACAAGATTTCAGCAAACAAACTCTTTTAAATACCAGGTTCAGATTTGGTGATTAGCATAAGAGCGGAATGCGACTTTTCCGGCTAAACTTCATATTAAAGTAAGCTAACAGGATAAATAAGAGTTCATGAGTTTTTACTTTTTACCCTTCAGCAGCTCCTTAAAAAAAGTTCCAATATATAATATCCTAATTTCACAGCAGTCCCAATGAATAAATATGCAGTAAATAGAATGCATCTCCTTTCTCATGCACCCTTAAAAAAAGATTTCTCCTTTATCTTATTAAGtgcaaaatataacaaaaatcaataaGAAAAACAATAGTAGTCCCTGATTATGTACAATAATTTACCACAAATTCACCCAAATCAAGTTGAAAATTGGTTAAAATATCAGACTGATAGTAAAAAAATTGAGTCTTTTAGTATGGTACAAAAAATTGTAGCCCCTATACTAAGAGTAAAGCAATGTTAgtgtcaacataaataaacaaacgCAGGCATACATAAATAAACAATtacaggaaaatataaataaacaaatacagaaatacaattaaataatatgacatgtgCAGACCATAAAACTTTACTTCTTATAGTAAGTATTTACCTATATCAGCTAGTTGCTGCTGCTTTCGGCCAGAACCAGGTGGTCTCCCTCTACCCTTTTTCACCGCCGATACAGCTGCTTGCGGCGGCGGAGGAGACGAAAATCCACTACCGGCGACCTGCGACGGCGGCGGAGGAGAAACCATCCCAGGGTTCGTGGAACCCTCGGGAGCATACTTCCTCGGCCTTCCGCGTTTTCGTTTAGCAGGTTCAATTGAGGTAGGGTTTATATTGAGAAGAGCTGCGACACTGACGGAAGGGTCGCCGGCGGCGGGAACTTGAAAAGACGGCGTCGGAGAAGTGGAAGAGGGAACTGGTTGCATCAAAGGGTTGTACGTTGCCGTACGATCATCGGCAGCAAAGGGTGATACTGATCCCAGGTTTTGCATTGATGCGTGAACTCCATTGGATTCTCCAACtgacattttttctttttctttttacctattttcactaattatttaCTAGCAGTATTGTTTACATATTTTCTATTTATATTTTCAACACAAAACCCTTATATGAAAACGACGAAAAATGTCTTTAATTAGAATTGGTGAGATttaaagaaaaggggaaaaaagtAAGTTTAGTGTGCTTTTTCGGCGTATTTTTTTAGTCATGTATGACATTGTTATGCAATAAAAAGACATACTACTAGAAAACTTCTataattctatatttttttatGCCGACTAATTTGGTATTAAGGCTTAGTAATGGTTATTATTACTATATAATATTGGTCTggaataaatttaaataaaaaaagaaataatatttAAGGATTCACATAGCCAATGGCGATCCTATGTTAAGAAAACTAGTAATTCATGCAAATTTATTAATTGAGCATCTAGTTTCAGTAGTAATTTTAGATTGAATTTTAGTTGAGCCCTCATAGTTTAAGGGgccgtttggccataaaaaaattcattttcttttcgaaatcagtgtttggccgTGAAAATTTCaattcacttgaagatgaattttggaatttttcacaaatttaaaaaacttcaaaaaactatttttcaaaatattcacttcaaatcactcacaaaaattcagaAACAACCCAAAATTGTATATATCCAAAtataactctaattttcaaatatcattttcacttctTCCCGAAATTTTATAATGcttatgtccaaatgcccactAAATTTATGACTATCACAACCTTTGTTCACGTTTTTGTGTGTTTTTAGGCATGTCACATCCTTTCATTACTTCACAAAACAGAATCATGTGATATGCATCATTTTCTTATTAATTTAGCGCGGGATTTATAACACTCACCGACGTTGTATTTGCAAAATCTTAACATTGatttgagaaagaaaaagaaagggatGATAAAGCAAAATGCTTACTCAATTATTAATGCAACAGCGAGCCAgttttgaaataatataatatagagaaTTTATCATTAGCTGTTAACAGGAATCGAAATAAGGGACACAGGTTTGTTATTTCGAGGGTAAAAACTCaatgcttacaacaacaaaaCTCAAGGCATGTTTAACACAAATCTTTACATATACTCTTATTGCAATACGATAGATAATTAACGCATATTATTTCTGTAATTTATGACAATGCTAAATTAATATGATTTGATGTAAATATTTGCTGCGCGTAAATTTTTAACTATTTCAAGCCGCAAGAAAATTTAGTACTAatctctatctatctatctatctatctatactatattaaaagtgggaAGGCCTtaagttaaaagttaaattaccaAAATATCCCTTTTAATTATTAACCTATTTAAATTAAGTAGCAGTGTTCGTTGGTCGGTATGGTACGGTATTTTTGGTATTCGGTTTCTTAAGATGCAATACCAATACCGTAccaattaaattcggtatggttcagtttttctcctttcggtttcggtttatttGGTTTGgtaactgtgagcacgtgatttttgtttcgcacgacaatcgctccaaaaggaaataaaaaataataattggccctgctgtacaaattttggatttctgtgcggcaccttgttgatttatttgtgacttcggcccatttttatttatttactttattaaaacaaaattcaaaaatatatgtgtcctgcataattcgaaccgtaatccggtcgttgaATAGAAAATCacgaataggcatcttcgtccgtgattttattttttgtttaactttacctgttttgaaatattttagtatgtgtgcaaataattctATTGAGtgtgtgtttaattttaatttgattttttggcttggttttgttttaaaataaataagaaaaaaaaaagagaaaaaatatattgaaaggaccccttcccttccggacttgggccaattttaacaaaattggcccaaacaaacagcccaaaacccaggcctgcccggtccaacaccacctgatgcccagagaatccaaacgacgtcgttttggtacaggtcgatctgggccgttgatctcaaattgattaacggccaagatcaattccccataacccaccaataaacccgacccgtctcacccggaccgaccccaaccctttacccttgaaacgacaccgttccacttaagctatcagatccagaccgtagatctagattgatctaacggtcgagatcaatccacccattaactatataaggccataatcctaccctgccccccctatctgAACCCCAACCTTCGtccccaaacaaacagccctaaaaccctagccgcccctgcgtactttcgccatgaaagccggcggcatggatgccggtgaccttccccttaacaccctagaatccccttgccttcctgaacatgaatccattaaccctgtagttcgaatccctccccaccttctcgaatcttcatttgaagattcgagtcgaaactcgatctacacagtttaaccccagcttcacaccagatactccccagacccccctcgtgaccaaaccatacttggtttggtccgaatctgaccagggaagcctgaatcccagatctaagtttgaaaattttgtgTTCCTCCGTCATTTGGTTcaaccaaagagattaaggtctaatagactttaatcaaagtgtttctcatatgagaaacacttcgtttaaagtccgttcagccttaagaaaggcctggcCAAGTCCGAGTCGAGGTCTTAATTTtcaaggtttaaggtgagttctttcttttctttatttgctttggttcgtttgattgttgtaagggtctgttcgttttctGTCCTTGACTTCTATCAACTGTTCTTCAACCGTtttgcctgaacttctgtttgtttgTCTAAAATCCCCCCTCCTGTTCTGATGAAACATATGTATTTGTTGTacaataattgagcttcaaatgttgactgagcaattggttcctcaagtaccactttgctcagtcagtataattcgaattatgggtcgatactgttaaatgtcggatttttggttacgattgtgtatgttaatgctaatatagtcgaatcgacatgtgtcgtcaattactctcaactgtccgaacaataacaaatcgatttacttctgctaagcatttgttgagtcaattaagaaccagtttttgtttacttatagttgtttggATTAAACAGTAATGTAAAAAGATTTGTttagtttaaattctgaattggaaggcatgtgcactcgtgcacagcaggTGCATtagtgcacctcatgtgctttgtgcacagcctgtggcctgcataaaggcctttgttaagttttaaacaatttgacagcatatgctgtcagatacattccactgcccatacttggctttagtttaaagaagtatgtaaaccttttaaaagtgaaGTCTGCCAGAGAaggttgatggggtttaatacttaattagctaaagtttggaattaaaaatggaaggcacatgggaggggtactgggatattctgaaaacaggctgttGAAAGAGATAGTTTTTGAGGTTTATAAAGGCATGGACATACAGAATTAAGGGACAGACATTGAACCTTaggaattgaaaaggaaaaaacacaaacacagatagagagaggtgaAGGGATAGAGactatacaaccaacaatcagaaactttttcctcctattattactgggtttcagttgttaaacctgtttcaaatcaattctgattctttgaaattccagttgtgtctattagtcgagtgttttcattggtttactactggtctGGTCTTTTGGATTTCTGTTTCtattccactgggtgttgctgctaTTTGGCTAttactttctattggccatatttgcatctctgcactcgagcctgtttcttgctatttgttttgcctgctgctattctgccctgttgctgttggtgctgttactgctgctgcatttgttcattgttactctactgattgccctttttcttcaattgcaaatattcccaggtacacaacctttgaaccttgtattgttgaaagtttgaagttgaagcagaaataaaggaaTGAACGccagtttatgttatagcattggtgtaaaaagatagttcgaatgttgTTTGGGCCTGTATTCTTACTGtgaactgcaaatattctgtagGAACTAGCATACAttttgtttaagatgaactgttagatagcatggctcaatAGTAATGACGGTATGACATGGACAGCatgttttgatttagtatacattcagttcaagtataacacttgtttgatttagtatgactgtataacatagagtcatggtaagcattgtatgtattttgcctagaccactgaattgacaaaactgCGATACTGgggtccgggataaatgtatccccaaACAAACTCCCATACAGTCACACTAAGAgtatggctatgaatgccagttctctTGTCAGTTCATTCGTTCCAATACAGGTTCGATACTGGGTTTCGTTAC
Proteins encoded in this region:
- the LOC107772904 gene encoding AT-hook motif nuclear-localized protein 10; translation: MSVGESNGVHASMQNLGSVSPFAADDRTATYNPLMQPVPSSTSPTPSFQVPAAGDPSVSVAALLNINPTSIEPAKRKRGRPRKYAPEGSTNPGMVSPPPPSQVAGSGFSSPPPPQAAVSAVKKGRGRPPGSGRKQQQLADIGSAAAGVGFRPHVITIKAGEDVLAKLMSFSQSSSQAVCILSANGSISNVTLWQAATSGGTVTYEGRFEILTLSGSFLLSESGGQRSRTGGLSVSLAGPDGRVLGGGVAGLLTAAAAVQVIVGSFSTEGQRQLKPGNSDAFGTPATLTSAARSPPSLGTLSESSGGTVSPHNQIVETSNNSPSGVANLPWR